The segment ATGATGGATTTGATGATGTTATTCTTGGTGCGCCGTCAGTCGATTCCGAAAAGAGAGAAAAGACAGGTGAAGTCTATGTAATATATGGCAAAAGACCTTTTCCGTCTTTGATCGATCTTGCGGATGATACTCCGGGTATAGTGAGGATATCAGGCAGAAACAGTAATGATCTGCTGGGTTGTTCGGTTGCGGTCGGTGATGTCAACAATGATAAGTATGATGATGTGATCGTCGGAGCGGTCGGGGCTTCGCCCGAAGGAAGAGCATCCGCCGGTGAATCGTATATCGTATTGGGTAATAATTCACTTCCCCGTACCATCGACTTATCGCAGAATCTTTCAGGGACAGTAAGAATCTGCGGGGGAAACACCGGTGATGGTTTCGGTAAGTCCGTTGCTGCCGGTGACATAAACCGTGATGGTTTTGATGATGTTGTTGTAACTGCTTCGTTCAGTGATCCCGATGGGAGAGTGAACGCCGGTGAGGTTTATGTCATATACGGCCAGAAAACCCTTGCGGGTATAATCGATGTTAATAAGCAATCATCGGGGATGACGAGAATCATCGGCAACACTTCGGGCGACTCGCTCGGTGAATCGCTCTGCGTCGGCGATGTCAATAATGACGGGTATGCCGATGTCATATCCGGGGCACCGTTCAGCAGTCCGGATGGTCGAACCGATGCCGGAGAAGCATACATAATATATGGCAGTAAAAATCCGGAAAGAAAAATCGATGTAAAAGCCTACAAATTCGGAATGGTGCGGATAATAGGCGCTGAACCGGATGATTCGCTTGGTGATGCCGTATGTACCGGTGAAATCAATAATGATTCTTGTGTCGATATCATCATCGGAGCTTCGCTGGGAAATTTCAACGGGAAAGAGCATACGGGGAAAACCTATATTGTATGCGGGAAGAAATTAATCAATGGAACAATCGATTTAAAAAAAGAGCAGCCGGGAATTGTGCAGATTGTCGGTTCCGGTGACAGAAATTTTCTGGGTTGTGCGGTTGCATGTGGTGATATCAACAGGGACGGGTTCGGTGATGTGATTGTCGGAGCGGCATACGCGGGAGTTTCCGGTAAGGAAAAAAGCGGCAAAACGTATATTATCTGGGGCAAAAAAACAGAACAGCCCGGTATACAACCTCCCGCTGTGACACCAGGTCTCCCCTCCGAAATCCAGGTGGTCAGTACACAGATGAATGAACCTTCCCGCAACGGTATGCTCGATGCCGGAGAAACCGGCAGTATCGATCTGGTGGTGGTTAATTCCGGCGGCAGCAGAGCGCATAATCTTAGTGCCACGGTAAGTCAGGAAAATCCTGCGCCTGGTTTATCGATCGGCGAAAGCAGCATGGCCGTTCTTTCCCCGAATGAGCGGAAAACCCTTTCCATTCCGGTTTCCGCCGATAACAATGTCGGGACTGACAATGTGACAGTGAAGATTTCCCTTACAGGAGAATCGGCCAGAATTCCCGATCCTTACTTCTTTATCGTTAAAACAAAAGCGTTTGCGCCATCGGAGCTCGTTGTTGCACGAAGGCATATAACCGAGTTGACCAGCAAACCGGACAACATGATCCAGCCCGGAGAAAAAATCGAAGTGACAGTGGTGGTCAAAAACAACGGACAGGGAGCTGCAACCGGTGTCAGCGCAAAAGTTGATTACGGTTCGAATATTTCCCCAGTCGACGGATCGGGTGACAGATATAATCTCGGTAACATGCCTCCCGGTGCCGAAAGGAGTTTTTCATTTAAATTCTCCGCTTCTCAGGGAGCTCCGCAATATCTGCCGACATCTGTACTGCTGTCGGAAGAAAATGAGCCTGCACGGAAAACATTCCCGCTTGAACTTGTCATGAACGGTCCGATCGCTGAGTTTGGTAAGGGTATTATCAATCCCTATTCCACGGTGAACCTTGATGAATTACGGGAAATAGATGTCCCGCCTGCGAGAAATGCCAAGCCGCACAATGGTGTGGCAGTGGTGATCGGCAACCGCGATTACTCGAAGCTTGGACCGGTAACATTCGCGATAAGTGATGCGAAAACAGTAAAAACATATCTTGAAAAAACATTCGGTTACAGAAATATTATTTACAGGGAAAATACAACCGCCACGGATTTAAAGGGTATTTTCGGAACCGAATCTTCATATAGAAGAGAGTTATATGATAAAGTGGAAAAAGGGGTGACCGATGTATTTGTCTATTATTCCGGGCATGGTGCACCCAATACTAATCCCGACGAGGACGGGAAAATAAAAGGGTATCTGGTGCCCGTTGATGTTGGCAACAAACCGACCGATCTCGTTGACGGCGGATATCCGATTGAACTGCTGTATTCAAATCTTGCCAAGCTCGAAGCACATTCACTCGTTGTGGTGATTGACGCATGTTTCAGCGGGGCTGATGATGCCCGCCCTGTCGGGATTGAGGTTTCCGATCAGTTTGTTAAACAGAAGAATGCTGTAGCCTTTGCAGCTTGCCAAAAAAGAGAGATTGCCAATTCGTTTAATGAACGGAAACATGGATTCTTTACCTATTTCTTTCTTAAAGCCATTCGTGACAAGCTGAATTCCATACCTGAAAAAGTTACGGGACCGGTATCAATCACAGCCGGAGAAATATATAAGACAGTTTCTGATAAAAACACGGGAGTTCCTTTCTGGTCTGAAAAAATACTGAATGGCAGAAAACAAACTCCCGATCGTTATGGTGATGAAAATACCGTCCTATTAACAATTGAATGATTATTCATAAAAACAACGTATTGCCTTCGCTGAACATAATCCTGTTTTTCCTGTGCAGGGGTATGAAGTAACAATCTGTCTCCGGGTATTATAACCACAATATTCCGGTGTCAATAATCGTTATATATTTGTTGATTTCGTGCTGTCAGTCAAAATATTGAACTTTTTTCCTTCAGGATGTTATTGGTTTTATCCGGTTTCTCTTGGGCACGGCACATATCAGTGTCCTGAAAGCATTCAGGACTCTTTAACCCTTAAAGGTCAGTGAAAAATGGAAAAACCGAGATATACGTTCGGAAAATTACTTGATTATGGCGGATATGGATCTATATACCTTGGTTTAGATAATGAACTGGGCATCCATGTAGCATTAAAAGTAATAAAAAACCAGGGATTTGACCGGGATAAACAGTACAGAATCGCATATGATGATGCCATGATTGCTTCACAGCTCCGTGGTCATCCGAATATAGTAAATGTCTTTGATTTTAAACGGGATAAATCCGGCCAATTTGTTGTTATCATGGAGTATATCCATGGATACAGTATACTTCGGTTAACGGAAAAATTACATGTTCTCCACGAACAGTTACCCAGCGATCTGGCTCTTTATATCGCTTTGCAGATTTGCGAAGGGCTTGAGTATATCCATACGCGAACAAATGAAGATGGACAACCCCTTAACATTATCCACCGGGATATAACGCCATCGAATATCATGGTATCGCATGAAGGTTATGTGAAAATTATTGACTTTGGCATTGCCAAATGGAGTATGCGAAATCGTACCAGGACGGTCGATGGTTTTGTCAAGGGGAAACTGGGCTACATCTCTCCCGAACAGTTAAACAAAAGGTCCTTTGATCATCGTGTTGATATTTATTCCACCGGAGTATTGCTGTATGAACTGCTGACCGGTGAGCGGCTTTTCAGGGAAGACGAAGTTTCCTCGGAGGTAAGCCTGAT is part of the bacterium genome and harbors:
- a CDS encoding caspase family protein, with the protein product MVRTVTLGMLCVINVFFSARMGNTQNVFPSTIDLSAHEYSELAVIAGGAENDLCGRSVCVGDVNNDGYQDIIIGAIWADPVERNDAGIVYIILGGRPLPAAVDIQSDTGSIVKIMGRKEGGLLGSSVAVGDINNDGFDDVILGAPSVDSEKREKTGEVYVIYGKRPFPSLIDLADDTPGIVRISGRNSNDLLGCSVAVGDVNNDKYDDVIVGAVGASPEGRASAGESYIVLGNNSLPRTIDLSQNLSGTVRICGGNTGDGFGKSVAAGDINRDGFDDVVVTASFSDPDGRVNAGEVYVIYGQKTLAGIIDVNKQSSGMTRIIGNTSGDSLGESLCVGDVNNDGYADVISGAPFSSPDGRTDAGEAYIIYGSKNPERKIDVKAYKFGMVRIIGAEPDDSLGDAVCTGEINNDSCVDIIIGASLGNFNGKEHTGKTYIVCGKKLINGTIDLKKEQPGIVQIVGSGDRNFLGCAVACGDINRDGFGDVIVGAAYAGVSGKEKSGKTYIIWGKKTEQPGIQPPAVTPGLPSEIQVVSTQMNEPSRNGMLDAGETGSIDLVVVNSGGSRAHNLSATVSQENPAPGLSIGESSMAVLSPNERKTLSIPVSADNNVGTDNVTVKISLTGESARIPDPYFFIVKTKAFAPSELVVARRHITELTSKPDNMIQPGEKIEVTVVVKNNGQGAATGVSAKVDYGSNISPVDGSGDRYNLGNMPPGAERSFSFKFSASQGAPQYLPTSVLLSEENEPARKTFPLELVMNGPIAEFGKGIINPYSTVNLDELREIDVPPARNAKPHNGVAVVIGNRDYSKLGPVTFAISDAKTVKTYLEKTFGYRNIIYRENTTATDLKGIFGTESSYRRELYDKVEKGVTDVFVYYSGHGAPNTNPDEDGKIKGYLVPVDVGNKPTDLVDGGYPIELLYSNLAKLEAHSLVVVIDACFSGADDARPVGIEVSDQFVKQKNAVAFAACQKREIANSFNERKHGFFTYFFLKAIRDKLNSIPEKVTGPVSITAGEIYKTVSDKNTGVPFWSEKILNGRKQTPDRYGDENTVLLTIE